One genomic region from bacterium encodes:
- a CDS encoding acyl-CoA thioesterase has product MSDLRDKYPVVVSISVAWGEIDSFQHLNNVVYFRYFETARIEYFQRVALWKPGATLAQGPILASASMRFKAPVTFPDTVFAAVRVTDIEKDRFKLDFALASKRLGRVAATGEGTIVSYDYVEGKKIDLPAAWIDAIRAIEATVGA; this is encoded by the coding sequence GTGAGCGATCTGCGTGACAAATATCCCGTTGTCGTTTCGATTTCCGTCGCCTGGGGCGAAATCGACTCGTTTCAGCATCTCAACAATGTCGTCTACTTCCGCTATTTCGAAACGGCGCGCATCGAATATTTCCAGCGCGTCGCGCTCTGGAAGCCCGGCGCGACGCTCGCCCAGGGCCCCATCCTCGCCTCCGCGTCCATGCGTTTCAAGGCGCCGGTGACGTTTCCGGACACGGTATTCGCCGCCGTGCGCGTCACGGATATCGAAAAGGACCGATTCAAACTCGACTTCGCGCTCGCAAGCAAAAGGCTCGGACGCGTCGCAGCGACAGGGGAGGGGACGATCGTCTCCTACGACTACGTCGAAGGCAAAAAAATCGATTTGCCCGCGGCGTGGATCGACGCTATCCGCGCGATCGAGGCGACCGTCGGCGCGTAG
- a CDS encoding NAD(P)H-dependent oxidoreductase, with translation MSKVKIVVVLGTNRNERNSAMVFEWLRSVIDAREDIDPKFFDVRDFALPRDDYGMGLSGEFPDWTNAIKEMDGMVIVTPEYNHGYPGVLKSVLDLTLKPYIHKAVAITAVSRGPWGGARVVEQLVGVVRELGLAVTFSDLNVPNVEDQFNDEGKIKDADRWGKRAERMLDELVWMSRVLKHGRENVPSAYHE, from the coding sequence ATGAGCAAGGTCAAAATCGTCGTCGTGCTGGGAACCAATCGCAACGAACGCAACAGCGCGATGGTCTTCGAGTGGCTGCGCAGCGTGATCGACGCGCGCGAGGACATCGACCCGAAATTCTTCGACGTACGCGATTTCGCGCTTCCCCGGGACGATTACGGAATGGGGCTTTCCGGCGAATTCCCGGACTGGACCAATGCCATCAAGGAAATGGACGGCATGGTCATCGTCACGCCCGAGTACAACCACGGCTATCCCGGCGTGCTCAAAAGCGTCCTTGACCTGACGCTGAAACCGTACATCCACAAGGCGGTCGCCATCACGGCGGTATCGCGCGGGCCGTGGGGCGGCGCGCGCGTCGTGGAACAACTCGTCGGCGTGGTGCGCGAGCTGGGCTTGGCGGTGACGTTCAGCGATCTGAACGTGCCGAACGTCGAGGATCAATTCAACGACGAGGGAAAGATCAAGGACGCCGACCGTTGGGGCAAGCGCGCCGAACGGATGCTCGACGAGCTCGTCTGGATGAGCCGCGTGCTAAAGCACGGGCGGGAGAACGTGCCGTCGGCGTATCACGAATAA